Genomic window (Nicotiana sylvestris chromosome 7, ASM39365v2, whole genome shotgun sequence):
CCCTTTCCATTATTTTCTAGTTTTTCTTACGCTTGAAGCTTGAATTCTTTGTACCACTTGATTCTGCCACAAAGGCACTAGGTACAACTTTAACAGCACCAAGTCGCTCGTCTTAAGCTCCACGTGACGAGCATCATCATCAAAAAATTTTATCTTGTCGTTGTAGGTCAAGTTAACCTTCACATGTTCCCAATTATTGGGAAAAGACCAAATTACTGCCTGAACCTGCTCCTCATCGTAGATAACATGACCAATATTTTTTAGTTGAACAATCGTATTCGACATCACCTTTAGATGTTGCTTGACACTATGATCATGACACTTTTTGTATGTGTCGCATTGGATTGTCATTTTTCGAAGGCGAGTCACATTTGTACCGCCATATGCCTCTCTTAAATATGCCCACATGGCTTGAGCAGAGGATATTGCTCATATTCGTGGATGAGATAATCAGCAACTGAACTTACAATAATTTTACGTGTAGTGgaatttttctttttccaaatatTGTAAGTTTTCAGATCCCTCCTGTGTTGGGCAATGTTACCCTCCTTTGGGTGACTCAAAACATGGTTAATGCATTCAAGAGCATCTTGCTCTTCGAGTACATACCACATCTTATGACTTCAAAGTAAGTGGCACCAGACCATTCAACTTGCCATTTGCACTCTCCTAGGGTGCGATCATAGGAACCTCTATTACCGAATGTAATTCCCCGCCCAATAAGACTAATCATGCCCTGTTGCGTAGCATTGGTCCTGATAAACCCCAATTTAATGCGTCATCTCCTCCAATAACGCCTACGCCTTCAACTCGTTCTAAAAAAATAGGATTCCCGGTAATAAGTTTTTGATACTCAGCAACCCTTGTTAATCCTGCTAGGATTGGAAATCCTGTATTTTACATATCCATATGATTGAGTCCTTGGGTTTCCAAAATAGTGTAAAAAGAAGTGCTTCGAATAATTGCTATTTGACTCGGGCCTAAAGAAGTCGAggtattttgaattgtttgttGACACAGACAAAGTCAGAGAAAACCTCTATCGTAATTTTCACAGTTAAATTTGACCCCTGTTCAAGTCAACAATGATACTTTTTGATGTCATATTTGTTATTAGAGGCAATATTAAATCAATATATACTTCAGTCAATTTATGCATGTACACTCAATCAAATTAATTATAATATTAATTCTACATTTAGTATATGATCGAAAGATCACTACGCATTCATTTATCATCTATATctaatataattttaattaatattaaaatcaCTTCTTAGTGTGTTCTTCATTTCAAGTCTCAACccattataaaataaaataatatgtaATACATGTAACTAGTGAGgcaaacaaataaaaattcaattttattaaaataaaatacgtAATAACAACTTACATGATTGCTAGGACATACATATATCAACTTAATATTAACTCTTGCACATATACACTAAAAGGTGTACTAGGCCAAATACCATAATAAATATCAATTAAAACTTCACCCCAAGGCTCTCGAAGAGAGTCTGCTAAAATAGTTAACGCTTCCCAATCAGTAATCTCTATGTAATTAGGCaattcttccttcttttttttaactGAAAAAGGTAAACAGGTTCAAGAATGGGAGCATCAGGGGCCATTTTGAATTTCTTAACTCCCTAAGTTTCTTTTCTCCTTCCCTTTGCTCAGCTTTTGATCCTTGACTCATCTCGCATCGCTCTCGAAACATTCTTGATGACTTCAGGCTCCGAGTCTGATATTATTATAGAAATAAATCATGTGATGATGCATTCTTCTACGTTGTCTCCTTCCACAACTTCGAGAATTGTCACTTGGAATAATTCAAACTTGTCCCTGTTCAGCCATATTTGAAATAGGACCAAGAAAATAATAAGAATAGGTACAACCATTCAATATGACTAAATATGTTACAATAACTTGTAGAAGAATAGGGATAATTGGGACTATTCTTAATATTAAAATATTCAGAGAAGCACTTAAAAGAATATGTGTGTAAGTCTACATAGCCAGTGGTATAATTATTTCCTACAGATTCACACTAAAGTCAAAtggagacaaaaaaaaaaaaaaaaaaaaaaataaacacacacacacaacgaACATAATGAGTTTGAAAGTCATAGCGACTGTTCTCCTCTTCAACTTCTTATATTGGAACCAAAAGAAACAAGACTTCAAATAATTTCTAAACTGAAGTCTTCGATAGTTTTTAATCACAGAAGTTAGTGCATCTTCATAAAGTAATCTATTCATTTTAACTTCTAGTGCCCTTGCTATGAAGACATTTTTAATGGTTGTTCAAACAAAAACAATATAGAACAAATTTTATTCCAACCAAAGAGATGAAAGCAATTTCAATTCCAATACTAGTTCTCTCAGTTGCAATGTAAAGACCCCTTCAAATCAGAAGAGAAATTCACATAAATAGCATACACAGTTTCTTTGTTAGACAGTATTTTGTCTTCAAAACGCGGGTCTGTCCCTGGGGTAGAGGGGctattttcgatagaccctcgacATCGGACACTTCAAGAACTTCCTACCTTGCTcctgactcgaactcacaacttcTAGGTTGGAAGTGGAAGGTGATCACCACTAGAGCAATCCACTCTTGTCCTACACAGTTTCTATCAATTTATGATAATAACGCTAAAACACCGCAACTAATTAAAGTTTCCAATAATGCTAAGCAACTATGTTTCAACTAGAATTAAACACTGTGTTTGCTTTCCATGCTCAAATTCCAATagtgaaagaaaaataatatgGTTAAATTCTCCATTTTCTTTTCGCTGGCCTTAAAGATTATAGAATCGTGGCTATCGATAAAATTAGTTGTTGAATTGTTATATTAGATGGATTTGGGGGTTTTGACTTTTTGTAATTTAGGAAGAATAGAGTAGAAAGAGGTGGTTAAATAGAGGTGAAAACGATAAAGGGTGGCAAGAAGTAGCTTGTCACCAATCACCATGTGAGAATTTTGTGAGCTTTCAAGAGTGAAAATGATGGTAGTGGGTGAAAGACAGAGCGCGGGGAATGTGAAGAGAGAAGAGAAAGGTGTGggattctttcttttttttttctgagaAAAAGAAATTGATCTGAAATTTtatgaacaatattttttttttgtaaaagtaaattatgatatggatattaCTTATCTAGGTGGATCTGATGTGTCCTCCATACACTACTAGAAAATAGGCCTAGGGGAACAGTTTTTCTGGCAACGGTTACTAAATCGTTGTAATAGATTAGATACGGTAACGGTTACAACCGTTACAATAGAATTTGGATGAAACCAGCACACTTTAGATACTAAACCGTTCCAGTTGACAGTTCACCGTTACCATAGGTCTTTTTTATAGGAACGATTTTGTCAACCGTCCCAATAGGCCTATTTGTAGTAACGGTTCTGAAATTTTTGTAATATCGGAACGGGTATTTTGTTCCCTCCTCGTTTTCCCCCCTGAATTTTGCTAAACCCGCCAATATAacccctttttccttttatttcttatatattttatttattttgataaatataatttcttatatattttattttgataAATATAATAACTAAATTAAAGTTGCTTTGACAATGCTATCATCCTTCCCAAATCACCTTCCTCAAATTCACTGGCTGCAAATTAACATTCCAAATCACCAGAATTCTCACCTTCCTCAAGAGGTCTGTTCCATTCTCACCTAAATTCTCACCTTCCTCAAATTAAATCACCAGCAAACCTCAAATCACCGTCCCAAATCCCTCGTTCGCAAATCACCAGCAAACATTCCTCAAATCTCATTGTTGTTGGTGATTTACTTTCATCTCATCTGCATTTAAGTTTATCAAACCCATGTCCTAAACTCTCAAATCCCCAAATCTATTTGTTAACAAAAAATCCTCAAATCTTGATTGCTAACCCAAAACTCCCAAATCCCCAAAGTCCCAAACTCCATTTGTTTCACTCGAAGGATCTGAAGAACAGAGGAATAATTTTGAAGGCAGCAATTACAgtgtagaaaatattttaaatcgCGAGAAAGTTTAGACTCAAAAGGCAATCAGCGAGAAATCAACTTCAGGTAATTTTTCCTTTGTAATTTGGGCATTATCTTCTATAGtcgttctttttttctttaagcTTTATGGTATGAGCAGTGTATATGATTTCACTTCAGGTCAAATCTGCATTTGATCATCTCTACCTCATGAATGTAGACGATTTCCAATTTTGATTGTTTTTTGACATGGATTTTATAAATAAATAGGACTCTAAAATGTAGTGAAACCCAGATTATCTTATGATTTAGGTTGTTCTTACTGCAAGTCTCACTGCTAAGTTGGCTGCATCATCACCATTTAGTTTATCTGGTTGGCTACTGTGTGGATAAAGGACAGCGCATGTTGATCTGTGGTATCATGAGTAATGGTAGTTTGGAAAACCTTTTCTACAGTAAATATTTACTTTTTTGTTGATAATACCACTTTTGCCTGTGATAATCACTGATAAATACCACTGATGAATTTTACATATTATTCCTTATTGTGGAGAGTTCTTCATCCATTTGTCTTGTCCTATAATATACTATATAAATTCAAAATCTAGGCAATTGAATTGTCAATGTAAACATGAAAATGAATGCACACAGATAATAAGTGAATGTTGTTAGCACAAGACTCTGTCATGCGCTAGTGGAGTTTCAGTTTGCCCTTCTAGACCACAATGAGTATTCAAGTTTAGTGCTGAATCACTGACTTTTAATTTTTTGGGAAGATTCTGCAATATTAAAATAGTAGAAGTTTATCATAGAAATGAGATTTTAAGACTGTAAAAAATTCAAGTTTGAAATAATCATCTTCTTTGAAGCCTATATGATGCTATAATTTCAGATTAAGGCTTATAGCTTTACCCCTACATATGACATGAATTTGTACATTAGACCACTAGcatattttaaaagggtaagaACAAGTGGCTAGATAATTGATAAGTAGTGTCTGATATATCAGTTCTTTTGTTCATTAAACAACGTGATACAAATTATAATAAGACTATAAATAGGGCTTCTACCAAGCTTGGCCACAATAGCCCAGATTTATACTATTGGTAATGGACTTGAAACATGAGTACCAAAAACAATATATAATAGATGAACTCTAGCAATTGGATGTTGTAAGTTGCAGTAACATCAATATCTGGTGTACTTATACATCTTCTCATTAGTTCATggacttctttttttgttttgttttctttcttaaatcTTATAGGAGGTAGAAATTTTAATTAAATTCTTTTTAAATGTACCCATGTCAATAATTTGGAGAATGAATTTTTCTCATTATGTTACATTACATAAAAGTAATTATGTCTTTCATGCCAAAATTGTTTTACTGTTTGTAACTTTCTGGAACGTTCCACCCTTAAAAGAAGTGGTCAATGTCAAATTAGTATGCTTTTGGTTTATTGTTGATTTACTTTTATCGTATAGGATATCTATGGATAATGGTGATAAAAGTTGGATGAATCTCCTGAGATGGACGGATGAGTATATCCGTGGAGTGAATGATTTTCTTGATAAGGCATTTGAACGAGCCGCCCAAGGAAATGAAATATTATGCCCTTGCAAAAAGTGCATGAATCGCTATTGGTATTATAGAAATGTGGTGGAGGATCATTTGGTTGTTCATGGATTTGTTGATGGTTATACCAAATGGGTTTTCCATGGGGAAGGATTTTCCTCGAGAAATACACCTCATTCAAGCAATGATGATGAAGGTTCTACCATGCGTGACGATATTGATGGACTACTTCATGATACATTTAGCAATGATGATGAAGGTTCTACCATGCGTGATGATATTTCTCATTTCTTACACTAACCCAGTTGCACTAAATTTGTAGGAAAAATATGACATTCCTGACGAAGCGAAACAATGGGTTTTTGAATTAGTTTGTAGTGCTTGGAGAAAGTATAAGAGTCAATTGAAGATAACtcaattcacagcttatgagaaTGATGAGCTTCGAATGGAGAATAGGCTAGTAGATATTCGGGAATCTCACTTTAAGGATCTTCTTAAATATTGAAACTCCGATCCTCACAAGGTAATTACATTTAGAATCTCTTGTCTTGTTTTAACATAATTGTTTTTTGGTGCCTGAGTCAAAAGAATCAGAAGTAAAATAGTACCGAACATGAAGGCCTCAGTCCTTTCAAGAATAAACTAATTCTACAGTTTTACTATTGTTtaactaggggtgggcataataCGTTTAAATTTGTTGCCTTCCGGTATAAGTTGTGATCTATTGCAAGTTTTTACTATTCGATAGATAAATTTTGTCATGTGTTCTGTTACCTATTTTGTATCAACTTCTACTTGCTATTAGCAGTTGTTGGAGTATACCTGTGCTTTTTGACTTTCTGTGATTTTGTGATTAATACCACATACTTTGGTTGGAATACATACTGTATTATTCCAAGAGAAGAAAGATGGTTTGGGACGATGTTACTCTCCTAGGCTTTGGTAAATCTGTTTGCCACTGCTGAAATATTTAGGTGTTATGTTTGCACGTTCTCTGTGTGCTTGTTCTCTATAATCTATTATTGGTTTCATTTGTAGTATAGTTACCTTTGTATGTGATATTGTATGTTGAGCTTACTTCTCTGCCCAGATTCACATTAAGTGCAATTAGTCTCGTTCAGGAACTCCAGGAAGGCACCAATGTATATAATCTACTTTTAGACCACTCTTCTTTTTCAATTTCTGAATGGCCACTTCTACCAATTTCATCATCTCTGAATCTGATTTTGATCCCCAATACTCTGCATTAGAAATTGGTTCTGTTTTATTGTAGCAATTCTGACCATTTGCTTTTCCCCAATCTTCTGCCCTGCCATGTTATGTTTGAAATGTTTCTATAGTAAATTAGTGCTACTACTAGTCAGTTTGTGTAAACCCTAAAGTATTTTGAAATATAAAATCCAACTAGCTGTATACAAGCTCAAAGTCAAGAATAAAAGATGATCCATGACATGATCTCATAGACTTGTTCCTAAATAGAGCTTAACATCACTCAAACTTATTTATTCTTAATCAAGCAAGCTTTAATATTATGAGTGTAGTCTTGGGTCTTGATGTGGGTAATAGGCATAACTGTTGGTTGCTATTGGTTGTCTTATTTATTTGCAGAAAATGTCCGAAACCAATGCAGAGAATTGAAATAAGTTGAAGTGTCCGCACACTGCTGGCAGAACACCTTTTGCTCTAATTCGCGAGGTTTGAtgttttatctttctttttttctttaaattatgaACTTGCTAACTTTATATGGAAAGATTCTTATACCTGTTTTTATCTAACTAggaaaaaaataaggaaatctCTGATACTTCAGATACTCTATCAAGTAAGGACATCTTTGTGgctacaagaaaaataaaacttGGCCGAGTATACAAAAGCTCATATGACAATACGATTAGTAAAATTGTACAAAATTTCTAATTTAAAGTTTGTCGTGATTATTTATTTGTTCTTAATTATTGATTCAATTTTAGTTACTTAAAACTCTTTTCTCTCGTATTTGGTTTGTAGGCTGAAATGGAGAGAATACAATCAACTCAGGAAAGTGAAGATGGCAGTCATTCAGTTGACGTTTTTGCTTCAGTCATGGGACCTAGACATCCAGGTCGCGTGAGATTATGGACGAGGGGTTACCAAGACTTTGTTAAAAGGGCAAAAAGGGAATCTTGGATCTTCATTAGATGCTGATGAGAGAATGCAGCAGAAAATAGAGGAAATGGAAGAGAGGATGCAACAAAGAATGCATGAAAAGTTGAACGAACAAAAGGATGTCATGGAACAAAATATTACAATGAACGTCATTGCACGACTTCAGCGTCTGAACTCAGATTTGCGACTTGATCCTGACATGCTAAGGTTCAATTCACGTTCACTTATAGATGCTTCCTCTGTACAACAAGCTGCTATTCAACTAAACAATCGACCATCTGCTGGTAGTAACAATCAAGGTCAGTACGTACCAAATGTTATatatcttcttctatttcttcttttcctcCTTCCTTGCTTGGGATTTTGCTTTGGTTCAAGGCAGAGTGGCTATGATAATATCTTTTTTTCTATTTAGTAGGAGTATATGATTTCTTAAGTGCCAAGTATTCTCCTATGTATAGTAATAATACCTGAGTAATACTGGCAGTTCTATGATAGCTGAACTTTGAGAATTTAAAATTGGAATAGATTATTAATAGATCGATTTTCCTTTCTTTATATACAAAACCTTCATGCTCTTTTATTAGTCTTCGTGGTTAGTTGATTAATTTGACTAAACAATAATGGAGAAGGGACCTGGAAAGAAAGAATAGGTTGAAAAACCACTCCTCAATCCTACAGGTAGATCATAATGGGGTTGGGGTTACAGGACAATATTTAGTACTTTAATTGTATGTTTATATGTTTGATCTTGCAAGATACTAAAAATGGAATTTAAGTACGTTCTAAGTTTTCTATTTTTTGtagtttttctctttattttcacAGGCCAAGTACCTTACCGTTTTAGCTAAATTATCTGCTTTTCACTTTTAATTGCATCTTCTTCATTTCTAACTTTTAGCAAATACTTTGTTACTTAGTAATTTATTGTATAGTATTTGTTTTCCTTACCAAATTTATTTTGGCAGTTCTCTTGGTTGTATGACAGGTTCTTACATTTCTTTTGTCGAATATTGCTGCAAAATAAGACTTAGGTTCTAAGGTTTTGTTTCCTTCATACTAGACAACTCTATTCGTGAGTCCAACGACGACATCAACAATTTCTGGGATTATGTCATAGCTATAATAAAAGAAGCAGTATGTTGTATCTCTTCACTTTGTTTGGCAGAGGATTCGGATGAGGATATGTCTGATTGCATTTATTTCATCCCTGTAGATCTGCTAAAGAGCAGTAAACCTTATGTTGAAGCCTTGAAAGCTTTACCCTCAGTGCTAAGCTTCAGTTGGGAATTGGATGCCTTTGTAAAGGACTTTGTTTGTTAGGCATGGAATTGGCAGATTTGATTATTTAGTGTTGTTGTCTTTTGCTTAATGCTTAGGCTCTTAGCACTTAGTAGTACATGACACATGAATATGTATTAATAGTTGTGTATAGTTTGTTGAGAAGGGCTTTGCCAGAGACTCTGAATGATAATGTTGTGTATAGTTTGTTGAGATGAATAAGTTGGATTAATAAAAGAAGAACGAAAACAGTTAAATGCTTGAGTATTCTTAGACCGGATTCTCTTGAAGGGTAATAACTTTATTTGTCCTCTTTTATAGATGGGGTAGATCAAGAAAtggatgatgaagatgatgaagaaCTAGACCTtacttgaaatgaattttgaATTGCTATAGATTAATGTTCTAGGAATCTTTTGTTACCAATATTTTTGAACTTATTTACTCTTTTGAAATGTACTAAACTTATGCACTCATGGGGTAGAACATTTGCTTTATGGATATTATTTGTTTGATGGATAATTTTGTATTATTAATAGTTTATTTTATGATGTATTTAAATTTTAGTGTTATTATAATTtattatatgtataaatatttatttataacagGTGCTATATTTTGGTTTTAATTGAACTGATACAATAGCCTACCAGAACCGTTGCAATAGGATACAAATGGCATTCCAGTAGACAATATAAACCGTTGCAATAGGTCCCATAAACTGTTCCAAAATGATCTACAAACCGTTCCAAATACAAATATAACCGTTACGATAGGCTAAAGAAACCGTGGCTATATCCAACATAACCGTAGCAATAACTTACATAAGTGTTGCTTTAAATAATATGGTAACGGTTAAACACCGTTGTATAAACAATATAGTAACGGTTTAAAACCGTTCCAATTGAAAAAAATAACCGTTCCAACAGAGAAAGGAACAACCATTGCGATAGACGTATCTACTGTCACGACGATGCAAACCGTTGCAAGAACCGTTCCAGTAGACCTATGGGTACGCCGGCTGATGTGACGGGCTTTAAACCGTTCCAATATCCCTATGGCAATGGTTTGGCAGTCTGTGGGAATGGTGTTTCAACCGTTACCGTAGACCATTTTTTCAGTAGTGATACAAGGGAGAATGAACAACGCACAGTGTTGGGTGTGTTTAAAATACTAGTTTTGATCAAGTTCAGGTGTTTGACTGAAATTTCGTGGAGTACATGAACGGGAATATCAAATTAGAACAAGTACAAGTGTCTCCTATACTATTCTGCCTTTTCTAAACTCATTGTTGGGCCAAATATGTTCACACGAATTAAAATTGCATGTTAATTACGTGGTACATTTGTctacttttttcttttgtttccaatgCGAGAATGCCTATTTTTTCACTTTAAGTTATATTATTTGTAATAATATAAAATAAGGTATATTCCACTTGCAACAATGATCTCTTATATTTGGGAGAGACTTAAAATAatcttttaaatatatttttaagtagttaatttttaaaatttgttaAATAGTGCATGTTTTAAATATTAACAAACTCCTCCTATTAAATTTAACGTGAACCATGAAATAAAAATTTGGCATATTTTTGTTAAAGATTACTAATTAATTATATATACTCCCTTCTGTTCACTTTTATTtgttaattatacaaaaaaaatattttcactgTTATTTATCCATTTTAGCCAATCAAGAGAAAGACAAATTTTTTCTTGTTTGACCCTTATCATTAACTACTCATTCCTCAAATCATTTcccaatattttttgaaaattatcattattttgggtaaaattgtaaaatacatactttatttattttttcttaaaaggGATGCTAAGTCAAAAGTGGACAACTAAAAACGAAGGGAAGCGAGTATTTCATGCATAAAGTGATCAAAACACACATTTCAATTATTAAAAGGTTAAATGTGCTTGATTAACAAATACTAAAGTACTATTATCTGAACTGCTAAAATAGACTTTATGTAGATCAATTAAGATCATAATACATTATAAATAAATGTGTGTGCGCGCGCTTgtgctgataaaaaggctaaccAATAGGAGTAGTATTTACATTTTAGAACCTAGCAACCAACgtaaataggccataaattgactataaataggccatttcaacTGACTGGCagtttttgggagtaattatttTAGTATTGCCATCAGCAAAGAGGGAGGTAAGTTTCTGCTTGAGGCTTCCCATCTCATTAGCCTCTCCATGGACTAGAATTATGTTGGGAGGCATAAGTTCTTTCAAGAAGGTACTAGTCTGAGCATAATCCGCGTGAGCTTAGAATGAAATATAATGAACCTGCATATTAAGTGGAGCACTCAAGCCATTTTGTAAGGTGACTTCCTTCGGTTCATTGATGATAGTCTTCGCCAAGGTCCCTTCCACCACATACCCAGGTATAACACAAGCATTTTTCTTGTCAGAGCACCATTTATCGAACAGCTGCCTTGACAAACCACTTTGAAGACTACCTGGGCTTGCCATCACAACACATGGTTTGTTGTCTGTAAAATCTTCAATACTGTTCAGGGAAGAAATATGTTTGAAATTGAATGGATCTGAGCTGGCAAACTGATTGCGGATCCTTTCATTCATGGAATTGATGTAAGCCTGATAGACAGCCATACACTTTCTTGCAAGTGGAGAAGCATAATATATGGGGAAATTAGCAAGTTCAGGATGGTTAGACCAATATTCCTCCAGGATGAGGAGAAGTTCCTGTGCACGTCCCAAGGCGAAAGCAGGAATCAGCACCCGACCGCCTTGCATGAGTGTTGAGTGTATCACATCAGTGAAAAGCTTCTCTCTTATCTGACGTGGCATATGGAGTTGAACACCATAAGTTGATTCTATAATGCAAATATCTGGAGAAAATTCTGGGGTCTCAGCAGCACGGAGATGCCTGTCTTCTTCACGGGAGTAGTCTCCTGTATAGAGAACTCGAACACCAGCAATATCAACCATAAACATGGCAGCACCAAGGACATGACCGGCATTATATATAACACCAAAAGCGAATGCCATTTACTTCCATAGTCTGATGGAAGTCGATAACCTACAGAACAAGTTTTCACATGTCAAAATAACCCTAGCCGTATATGTAGCCAAATCTTTTCAAAAGAATGATAAAGTGATAATTCATTGATATGGTGGGGAAAATCCAGTATACAAGTGTCATGAAAAATGTAACAAAGTGGTGAACCTGCACAAAAACATGGTTCTCTACAAtatgaaattagaaaagaaaaacaataacCATAAAACTGGTCTAATCAAAACATGAATTAGTGCCTATATTCTCTGACATTCATAAACTGCATGTATTTCTCCCAGATTGCAGATGTCCAATGGGGCATGATGGCATATTCAAGGCACAATCTATCCTTTTTCTTGgtaaaaatattaatttatttgaTAACCAGTAAGAAGATTAATTATATTCATTT
Coding sequences:
- the LOC104216887 gene encoding uncharacterized protein, whose translation is MQQKIEEMEERMQQRMHEKLNEQKDVMEQNITMNVIARLQRLNSDLRLDPDMLRFNSRSLIDASSVQQAAIQLNNRPSAGSNNQDGVDQEMDDEDDEELDLT